The nucleotide sequence AAATAATTTCCCATCCTCATCGGTAAAAGTTGCCTTTCTTTTAAAGTATTCATCATTATCAATGAAATAAACCTGAATACGCTCTCTAGGGATAGAGGCCACTTTTATGATCAATGGCATATCCATATCATTAATCACCAAATTCATTCCGGATAATCTAATTACCTCGTGCAATTGATGTCTACGTTCATTGATATTCCCAAACCTTGGCATAAAAATCCTTATCTGGCCACCATTGCTATTGACCATTCTTGGGGTTTCGTAAGACATTAAGGAAACTTCGTTCTCCGGAAGATAGGGTACTAATTCTGAAGATACAAACAATATCTTTTTGCCATTCATAAAAGCAATATTTTATTAATAGAGTAAGAGAAAGTGCAAAATTACAAAAATTATGCAGATTAGCAGTAATTATAGTAAGTTTGCTCTCTTTTAAGTAAAACGAATGCAGCTAATTACCACTAAAAAGGAACTTAAGTCCTATCTAGACTCCCATGAAAAAACCAAAACAATTGGTTTTGTCCCAACCATGGGGGCATTGCACATGGGACATATGGCCTTGGTTAAAAGGTCGGTCGAAGAAAATGACCTTACCTTGGTTAGTATTTTTGTTAACCCTACCCAATTCAACAACAAGGAAGATCTGGACAAGTACCCAAGCACTTTGGAGGCCGATATGGCCCTATTAAAAAGAGTTTCCGATAGGATAACGATTTTTGTCCCTTCCGCCTCCGAAATTTATTCTGGAGAAATAACCTCTAAAACTTACGATTTTGAGGGTTTGGAGAATGTTATGGAAGGTGAATTTAGAAAAGGACATTTTGACGGTGTAGGAACTATAGTTGAAAAGCTATTGCGCATAATATCACCAACCAGGGCATATTTTGGGGAAAAGGATTTTCAACAATTGCAAATCATCAAAAAACTAGTAGAAATCACAAATTTACCCATAGAAATTATAGGCTGCCCCATAGTAAGGGAAGCCAACGGACTGGCCATGAGTTCCAGAAACGAGCGATTGGACACAGAATTGAGGCAAGAGGCCGGTTTTATATACAAAACCTTAAAAGCTGCCAAACAAAAATTTGGCACGAAAAGTGCTAATTTTACAGTGGATTGGGTAAAAAAGCAATTTAATTCCCATCCAAAACTAAACTTGGAATATGTTAAAATTGCAGATGTAGACCAATTGAAACCTGTTAAAAGAAAAAACAGAAATGTGAAATATAGAGCCTTTATCGCCGTTTATGCGGGAGATGTTAGGCTTATAGATAACATTGCCCTTTAAAATTGAAAACCAATTCCATAATGCCGACCATAATTAAATTGGAAATCCAATTGGCATAAATGCTTAACTTTGTCCCATGCAAATAGAAGTAGTAAAATCTAAAATACACCGCGTGAAAGTAACGGGTGCTGACCTTAACTATATAGGCAGTATTACCATTGATGAAGATCTAATGGATGCGGCCAATATTATTAGAGGCGAAAAGGTACAAATTGTCAATAACGACAACGGAGAAAGGCTGGAGACCTATGCTATTCCCGGAACCAGAGGTAGTGGCGAGGTAACCTTGAATGGCGCTGCCGCCAGAAAGGTGGCTGTTGGCGATGTTTTAATTCTAATAACTTACGCTACCATGGATATTGAATTGGCCAAAAAATTCAATCCATCCTTGGTTTTCCCCAATGAGGAAACCAATCTATTGTCCTAATTTTGAAGTCTTCCATCAAGAATACGTTAAAAACAATTCTCCCCATCCTGCTGGGAGTTTTTTTAGTATGGTATTCCTATTATTCCACCTCTGAAAAGGATAGGTCGGAAATAATACATTACATAAAAAATGCAGATCTTTTTTGGGTCGGGGTATCCGTTTTTTTAGGGATCCTTACACACCTTTCCAGAGCTTTAAGATGGAATTATCTGTTGCAGCCATTAGGCTATAAGCCAAAACTATTCAACAATATATTGATCATATTAACGGCCTATTTTACAAACCTGGGGATCCCTAGGTCCGGAGAAATATTGAGGGCCACGGCCCTGGCCACCTACGAGCATGTTCCTTTCCAAAAAGGATTTGGAACCATAGTCACAGAAAGGGTCATCGATTTGGTAATGCTATTCCTGATTGTGGCCATTGCGCTCTTCCTTCAAACCGATATAATATGGGGTTTTCTTCAACAAAAAGGTTTTAATCTAATATACTTGCTAGCACTAATTGGTTCAGGGCTATTGACCCTATCCCTGGGGATGTACGTAGTAAAAAAATCAAATTCAAAATTTGCCCTAAAACTAAAAACATTTTTGCGAGGCCTTTTGGAGGGTATCCTCAGTATTTTTAGAATGAAGAATAAATGGAGTTTTGTTTTACACACCTTATTCATTTGGCTAGCCTATATAGCAATGTTTTGGGTAATAAAATATACGGTTCTGGAAACCGTGGACCTAAGCGTAAGTCAGCTACTGGTTGCCTTTGTGGCAGGTGCATTTGCCATGTCTGCCACCAATGGCGGTATAGGCATTTATCCTATTGCCGTTAGTAGCGCCCTGGCAATTTTTGGTATTAGTAAGGTTTCAGGGGATGCCTTTGGATGGATTATGTGGATTTCACAAACTTTAATGATAGTAGTTTTTGGCGCAATATCTTTTCTGATTTTACCGTTATGGAACAGAAACAAATAGTCTTCTATTGCCCAAATTCTGTTCTATGCAACGTTTTTTTACTCTATTGGCCTTATTCGTCTACTTTGGCAGCAATGCACAGGTAACCCAAGAAATATTCGAATCCTTTAAGTTACAGGAGCGCAGGGATGTACAATACTACTTCCCAGAAACCTACACCGCAGAAAAAAAATATCCTATCATTGTTGTTTTGGATGGGGAATACCTATTTGATCAGGTGGTGGCCAACGCAAAATTTTACAGTAATTTCCATGGCATGCCCGAAGCTATTGTAGTAGGCGTAAATCAATCCAAAAATAACCTAAGAAATCAGGATTGTGGCTTTGAGCCCGATAGTGGGCTGCCCACCGAAAAAGGCAAACTGTTCTTCGAATTTTTGGGAATGGAACTTATTCCCTATTTGGAAACCAAATTCAGTACGGCTCCCTTTAAAATGTTCGTGGGATACGATATCACTGCTAATTTTGGTAATTTTTATCTCTTTAAGGACGATTCCCTTTTTAACGCCTATATAAGTATTTCACCTTATTTGGCCCCAGAAATGGAAACAAGGGTGCCTTCGCGACTATCTGTGATGAAAAAGAAAATATTCTACCAATTGATCTTGGAGGGCGAAAAAAGTGAAAATAGTAATAGAGTATTGGCGCTGAACCAAACATTAAAAGGTATGGAATCTGATAATCTCCGTTATTTCTTTGATCAGTATGAGAATGCCGACCACATTTCAGTAGCCACCTACGGTATTGGAAAAGCCTTCGACAATATCTTCGGCATGTTCAAGCCCATAAGCCCAAAAGAATACAAAGAAAAGATTCTAACCCAGATTGGACCTGTATTTGATTATTTGGCGGACAAACAGGCTTCTATAGAAAATCTATTTGGCTTTAGAAAAACAACCAGTCTAAACGACATTATGGCCATTTATGCCGCCTCCAGAAAAAAGGAGGATTTTGAATCCTTGAAGCCCTTATCAGACCTCTGTAAAAAAGAGTATCCCAATACCATGTTGGGCTTTTACTTTGAAGCTGAATATTACGAGCAATTGGGCGAACCTAAAAAGGCCCTTAGGACTTTTGAAAAGGCTTTTGGCATGGAAGAAATAGATTTTCTTACCAAAGAAATGGCTTTGGAAAAAATTGATGCCCTTAAAGCAGATTTTGGTTACTAAAAAGGCTTTTGCACAAAGGCTTGGATAATATAAAAAACTTCAAGCCTGAAAGCTTGCAGTGCTGCATTGGTTGTTATCCACATGGCCATCAATCCCTCTTGTTGGGGAATACTTCTTCCTATTACTTATTTAACTTAAATGCACATGGTATCATTTTAGACTAAGCGTGCAAAACCCTACCTCCTTTTCAAACTTCTTATTACCTTAGCGCAAACCATAATTTAAAGAATGGCCAAAACAAAGACCGCTTTTTTTTGTCAGAACTGTGGAACCCAATATGCCAAGTGGGTAGGACAATGTGGAGCATGCAAGCAATGGAACACCGTTGTGGAAGAAGTAATCCAGAAAGAGGAAAAAGTATCCTGGAAAAGTACTACCCAGCCCTCAAAAAAAATTGCAAAGCCATTAAGGGTCAATGAAATTAGTACCGACAAGGAAATAAGGCTCAACACTTTCGATTTGGAGTTCAATA is from Arenibacter algicola and encodes:
- the panC gene encoding pantoate--beta-alanine ligase yields the protein MQLITTKKELKSYLDSHEKTKTIGFVPTMGALHMGHMALVKRSVEENDLTLVSIFVNPTQFNNKEDLDKYPSTLEADMALLKRVSDRITIFVPSASEIYSGEITSKTYDFEGLENVMEGEFRKGHFDGVGTIVEKLLRIISPTRAYFGEKDFQQLQIIKKLVEITNLPIEIIGCPIVREANGLAMSSRNERLDTELRQEAGFIYKTLKAAKQKFGTKSANFTVDWVKKQFNSHPKLNLEYVKIADVDQLKPVKRKNRNVKYRAFIAVYAGDVRLIDNIAL
- the panD gene encoding aspartate 1-decarboxylase — translated: MQIEVVKSKIHRVKVTGADLNYIGSITIDEDLMDAANIIRGEKVQIVNNDNGERLETYAIPGTRGSGEVTLNGAAARKVAVGDVLILITYATMDIELAKKFNPSLVFPNEETNLLS
- a CDS encoding lysylphosphatidylglycerol synthase transmembrane domain-containing protein, translating into MKSSIKNTLKTILPILLGVFLVWYSYYSTSEKDRSEIIHYIKNADLFWVGVSVFLGILTHLSRALRWNYLLQPLGYKPKLFNNILIILTAYFTNLGIPRSGEILRATALATYEHVPFQKGFGTIVTERVIDLVMLFLIVAIALFLQTDIIWGFLQQKGFNLIYLLALIGSGLLTLSLGMYVVKKSNSKFALKLKTFLRGLLEGILSIFRMKNKWSFVLHTLFIWLAYIAMFWVIKYTVLETVDLSVSQLLVAFVAGAFAMSATNGGIGIYPIAVSSALAIFGISKVSGDAFGWIMWISQTLMIVVFGAISFLILPLWNRNK
- a CDS encoding alpha/beta hydrolase; its protein translation is MQRFFTLLALFVYFGSNAQVTQEIFESFKLQERRDVQYYFPETYTAEKKYPIIVVLDGEYLFDQVVANAKFYSNFHGMPEAIVVGVNQSKNNLRNQDCGFEPDSGLPTEKGKLFFEFLGMELIPYLETKFSTAPFKMFVGYDITANFGNFYLFKDDSLFNAYISISPYLAPEMETRVPSRLSVMKKKIFYQLILEGEKSENSNRVLALNQTLKGMESDNLRYFFDQYENADHISVATYGIGKAFDNIFGMFKPISPKEYKEKILTQIGPVFDYLADKQASIENLFGFRKTTSLNDIMAIYAASRKKEDFESLKPLSDLCKKEYPNTMLGFYFEAEYYEQLGEPKKALRTFEKAFGMEEIDFLTKEMALEKIDALKADFGY